From the genome of Glycine max cultivar Williams 82 chromosome 2, Glycine_max_v4.0, whole genome shotgun sequence, one region includes:
- the LOC100782905 gene encoding uncharacterized protein: MAYYRFLDVFSWIQNLPPIPEWKTSSMSLSICSTNSSQPSLNLTIAKNHHQSSRISLAIVADFNIPISLWTSKPFKPSTKTMRLTDDETLSNLLVNFIEEILHYGTNKHSIPYIKFPKLDSVSNFQDIFNLAFLTLLFLVCIYEAPSDLRSGCLNTLKEQLAGCQSRQASKFLMKLLGSNLEEQWMRSVNLAITNWIVEIQQAHHTDHTTIRTPSPLFSYAFSTFGLWKVQLYCPVINMDVVNANNHPADERLEFSLKYQQLEGVLQFNYKVIIRERWVEIVVNIDNIRCDVLKLVNDILMRERGAGAAEKHFPSRISLQLTPTLQHQVLTVSVGKSSENPRIEFGVEKGIEASFEPPNPYIGLSVSAGESTTVSLKPWKFEQSVHGYSANLNWFLHDSTDGKEVFSTKPSKVALFNPKSWFKDRYSSAYRPFTRQGGVIFARDEYGESVCWKVDKGAVGKTMEWEIRGWIWLTYWPNKHKTFYHETRRLEFRETVYLKIA; the protein is encoded by the exons ATGGCTTATTACAGATTTCTTGATGTGTTTTCATGGATTCAAAACCTTCCACCAATCCCAGAATGGAAAACATCTTCCATGTCCCTGAGCATATGTtccacaaactcatctcaaccATCTCTTAATCTCACCATAGCAAAAAATCATCACCAATCCTCAAGAATCTCCTTAGCCATTGTGGCAGACTTCAATATTCCCATCTCTCTTTGGACCTCTAAACCTTTCAAACCTAGCACCAAAACCATGAGGTTAACAGATGATGAAACTCTTTCCAACCTCCTTGTTAATTTCATAGAAGAGATCCTTCATTATGGCACCAACAAGCACAGTATTCCCTATATCAAGTTCCCCAAACTTGATTCTGTTTCTAACTTCCAAGACATTTTCAACCTTGCTTTCCTCACCCTCTTGTTCCTAGTTTGCATATACGAAGCCCCTTCTGATCTTCGTTCTGGTTGCCTTAACACTTTGAAAGAACAATTGGCAGGGTGTCAATCAAGGCAAGCATCAAAATTTCTGATGAAACTCTTGGGTTCCAACTTGGAAGAGCAGTGGATGCGTTCTGTGAACCTTGCGATCACAAATTGGATTGTGGAGATCCAACAAGCACATCACACTGATCACACCACCATCAGAACACCATCTCCTCTATTTTCTTATGCGTTCTCAACGTTTGGGTTGTGGAAAGTTCAATTGTATTGCCCTGTCATAAACATGGATGTTGTGAATGCAAACAACCATCCAGCTGATGAGAGGCTTGAATTCTCTCTCAAATATCAGCAGCTTGAAGGTGTTCTTCAATTCAATTACAAAGTCATAATCAGAGAGAGGTGGGTTGAAATCGTGGTGAACATTGACAACATAAg ATGCGATGTTTTAAAACTGGTAAACGACATTCTGATGAGAGAACGAGGAGCAGGTGCAGCAGAAAAACATTTCCCTTCAAGAATCTCATTGCAACTCACCCCCACACTTCAACACCAAGTACTAACCGTATCCGTTGGCAAATCCTCGGAGAACCCACGAATAGAGTTTGGCGTGGAGAAAGGCATAGAAGCCTCATTCGAGCCACCAAATCCTTACATAGGACTTAGCGTATCAGCAGGAGAGTCCACAACTGTGAGCTTAAAGCCCTGGAAATTCGAGCAATCAGTTCATGGCTACAGTGCAAACTTGAACTGGTTTCTTCACGATAGCACCGATGGCAAGGAAGTGTTCTCCACAAAGCCTTCAAAGGTTGCGTTGTTTAATCCAAAGTCATGGTTCAAAGACAG GTATTCGAGTGCTTATCGTCCTTTCACGAGGCAAGGAGGGGTTATCTTTGCACGCGATGAATATGGAGAAAGTGTGTGTTGGAAAGTGGACAAAGGTGCTGTGGGGAAGACAATGGAGTGGGAGATAAGGGGTTGGATATGGCTAACGTATTGGCCTAACAAGCACAAGACGTTCTATCATGAAACCAGGAGATTGGAGTTCAGGGAAACGGTCTACCTCAAAATTGCATAG
- the LOC100796142 gene encoding PRA1 family protein B3 → MASPPTLPISSQSSASGGSASQSQPPIATPAFRAFISRISSSLRHAFAQRRPWAELIDRSSMSRPDTLAEAYSRIRKNFGYFRVNYLTLIALALAVSLITHPFSLFVLFGLLASWSFLYLFRPSDQPLVLFGRTFADRETLGILVVLTVFVIFLTSVGSLLISALMVGLAIVCSHGAFRVPEDLFLDDQEPNSSGFLSFLGGAAASAAAPAVARV, encoded by the coding sequence ATGGCCTCACCACCGACACTCCCTATCTCCTCCCAATCCAGCGCCTCCGGCGGCTCCGCCTCGCAGTCCCAGCCTCCGATCGCAACGCCGGCGTTCCGCGCCTTCATCTCCCGCATCTCCTCGTCCCTCCGTCACGCCTTTGCGCAGCGCCGCCCGTGGGCGGAGCTCATCGACCGGAGCTCCATGTCCCGACCTGACACCCTCGCCGAAGCATACTCTCGGATCCGCAAGAACTTCGGCTACTTCCGCGTCAATTATCTAACCCTAATCGCGCTCGCGCTGGCGGTCTCGCTCATCACGCATCCGTTCTCGCTCTTTGTTCTCTTTGGCCTCCTCGCGTCGTGGTCGTTCCTTTACCTCTTTCGCCCTTCGGATCAGCCTCTAGTGCTCTTCGGACGCACCTTCGCCGATCGCGAAACCCTAGGGATCCTCGTTGTGCTCACCGTGTTCGTTATTTTCCTCACCAGCGTTGGATCCTTGTTGATCTCTGCATTGATGGTTGGATTGGCGATCGTGTGCTCGCACGGCGCGTTCCGCGTTCCCGAGGATCTGTTTCTCGACGATCAGGAGCCGAACAGCTCCGGATTCCTCTCGTTCCTCGGTGGCGCCGCCGCTTCAGCCGCCGCGCCGGCCGTCGCGCGCGTGTAA